The sequence below is a genomic window from Euzebyales bacterium.
GACTGGTCGACGCAGAAGTACAGCGCGACCGGTGAGCTGCTCTGGGAACGGCGCGAACGAGGCGTCAGCGACCACACATCCCGCGTCGCCGACATCGCGCTCGCCCCCGATGGGAACATCGTGGTCACCGGCACAGCCTTCAACACCGACAGCGAGCACGCCAGCGACGTGGGGACCGTGGCATACGACCCGGACGGCAACGTCGTGTGGCGGCGGACCTGGAGCAACAGCGCGACCAGTGACGATGAGCCGTCGGAGATGGCCATCGACGGGGCTGGCCGGATCACCGTGACCGGCACGAGCGGGCTCTTCCCGCCGTCGCCGTTCATCATCCGCTACGACAGTTCCGGTACCCTGCTGCAGACGATCCGCGGTGACGGCGGCGCGAGCGTCGACGTGGACGACGCGGGCAACCTCACCTTCGCGGGCCGGTACGGCGACTCGTTCGTGTCGAGGTACGACGCCGCCGGTGTCCGCACGTGGGCGACGCCGCCCAGCAACGACGGGTTCTGGAACCTGTTCGTACGGACCGACTCCACCGGGGCGGTGACCGCCGCCGGGACCAGCGGCGAGGACTACCTGGTCATCCGGTACGCGCAGGACGGCGAGGAGCGCTGGCGGTACCGGTTCACAGGTCGGGACGGCGGCAACGACCGGGTGGCGGGCCTTGCGATCGACAGTTCCGGCACCGCCCTCGTCACCGGTACCTCGTGGAACGACTACCTGTCGAACCGGGGTGGCACGGCCGACGACATCGTCACCTTGCGCTTCCCGGCCGCCGCCGCACCCGCGCTGGTGGCCCCGGCGAACCTCTCCGCCCAGGGGATCTCACGCAGTCAGATCCGACTCGATTGGACCGACGACGGTGGCACGGAGGACGGGTTCCACATCGAGCGCTGCGCCGGCCACGGTTGCAGCGACTTCACGACGGTGGCGACGGTGGGCCACGATGTGACGACCTTCACCGACGACGGACTGGCGCGCAACACCCGCTATGCGTACCGGGTCCGTGCCTTCAATGCCAACGGCGTCTCGGCCTACTCGAACATCGCAGTCGGCAAGACCCCACGCCGGTGACGTGACGGCGACGCGGGAGGAGCGCCGATGAAGTCGAAGCAGATGCGACGCGGTGTCGTCACTG
It includes:
- a CDS encoding fibronectin type III domain-containing protein, whose protein sequence is MLLLALVAALLPATGGSAAEDVPQVLRFHGGGYDRAAAITVDGAGDAYVGGAVDVDGEAMFAVVKVGPTGTVWSATYDGSRGGTGGSAHAVAVDDAGNVYAAGAVGDGSFYPRLDHLVVAFGPDGRQRWAARFDGPGPDDDTDRATEIAVDAEGDVYVSGISYTASPNFTFDWSTQKYSATGELLWERRERGVSDHTSRVADIALAPDGNIVVTGTAFNTDSEHASDVGTVAYDPDGNVVWRRTWSNSATSDDEPSEMAIDGAGRITVTGTSGLFPPSPFIIRYDSSGTLLQTIRGDGGASVDVDDAGNLTFAGRYGDSFVSRYDAAGVRTWATPPSNDGFWNLFVRTDSTGAVTAAGTSGEDYLVIRYAQDGEERWRYRFTGRDGGNDRVAGLAIDSSGTALVTGTSWNDYLSNRGGTADDIVTLRFPAAAAPALVAPANLSAQGISRSQIRLDWTDDGGTEDGFHIERCAGHGCSDFTTVATVGHDVTTFTDDGLARNTRYAYRVRAFNANGVSAYSNIAVGKTPRR